In Helianthus annuus cultivar XRQ/B chromosome 3, HanXRQr2.0-SUNRISE, whole genome shotgun sequence, a single window of DNA contains:
- the LOC110892636 gene encoding uncharacterized protein LOC110892636, translated as MPSPRTLKEAQALSGRLVAINRFLARHAERSLPFIKTLKDCLNKKNFKWTSEAEEALQDMKRFIEKLPTLTTPYLEELLKMYLVAAHKAVSVVLMVERDGKQTPIYYISRVLAGPETRYPTLEKLVLALIHATLHLRRYFQGHRMQILTNYPLQQILHMPKISGRLAKWAIELGALDIEYRKRTAIKGQVISDFLAEIPDGEVIQDPVVNDIPESSTARQTWKLYTDGSSSGKGAGAGLMLISPDEIKLMYAMRFDFECSNNEADYEALLAGLRMAQSMGATRVDAYVDSLLVNNHVNETYEAKDETMVKYLAKTKELIASFDNVTLNHVHQGKNQIADALSKLATSGMEKLVKVETLQSPSIESREVSAITTEEPCWYTPILKFLTKGELPSARGDAQKIQTKALQYEVNNGVLYRKSYLGPLSRCVSPSEAKYLIQEIHAGICGIHAGPRAVIIKIQNAGYYWPGMHEVAVGKLRKCRSCQKYDPLTLRPKNNLVPVTAAWPFQKWAVDIVGPFPLAPGKLKYLIVAIDYFTKSVEAKPLAKITAENAKKFLWEHIVCRIGLPLYLVSDNGT; from the coding sequence ATGCCCTCCCCCAGAACTTTAAAAGAGGCACAAGCACTGAGTGGGCGTTTAGTGGCTATAAACAGGTTCTTGGCAAGACACGCCGAGAGATCTTTGCCATTCATAAAAACATTGAAAGACTGTCTCAACAAGAAAAACTTCAAATGGACCAGTGAAGCAGAAGAAGCCTTGCAAGACATGAAGCGGTTCATTGAAAAGTTACCTACGTTGACAACACCATACCTGGAGGAACTTTTGAAGATGTACCTGGTGGCAGCCCACAAGGCTGTAAGCGTGGTACTCATGGTCGAAAGGGATGGCAAACAAACGCCCATATACTATATTAGTCGGGTACTAGCGGGACCTGAAACGCGGTACCCAACACTGGAAAAACTGGTACTTGCACTAATACACGCCACTCTGCATCTTCGAAGATACTTCCAAGGGCATCGCATGCAAATCTTAACAAACTATCCCCTGCAACAAATTTTACACATGCCAAAAATCTCTGGAAGGTTAGCTAAATGGGCAATTGAGTTAGGAGCCCTAGACATTGAATATCGAAAACGAACAGCAATCAAGGGGCAGGTAATCTCCGACTTCTTAGCTGAAATTCCTGATGGAGAAGTAATACAAGACCCCGTGGTCAATGACATACCCGAATCTAGCACAGCCAGGCAAACCTGGAAGTTATACACAGACGGGTCTTCCAGTGGAAAAGGAGCCGGAGCGGGCCTCATGCTAATAAGTCCGGATGAAATAAAATTGATGTACGCCATGCGGTTTGACTTTGAATGCTCCAACAACGAAGCAGATTATGAAGCGCTGTTAGCGGGTCTGAGAATGGCCCAGTCCATGGGAGCAACAAGGGTCGATGCATATGTTGACTCTTTACTAGTCAATAACCATGTGAATGAGACTTATGAAGCCAAAGATGAGACGATGGTAAAGTACTTGGCTAAAACCAAGGAACTCATAGCTTCTTTTGATAACGTTACACTTAATCACGTCCATCAAGGAAAGAATCAAATAGCTGACGCCCTGAGCAAGCTAGCTACTTCTGGCATGGAAAAGCTAGTGAAGGTGGAAACGCTCCAGTCACCTTCCATAGAGTCCCGAGAAGTATCCGCCATCACAACGGAAGAACCTTGCTGGTATACTCCCATCTTAAAATTCCTTACAAAAGGGGAATTACCCTCCGCTAGAGGCGATGCCCAGAAGATACAAACAAAGGCGTTACAATATGAGGTAAACAACGGCGTCCTATACAGGAAGTCGTATTTGGGACCACTATCACGATGTGTATCCCCATCGGAAGCTAAGTACTTGATCCAAGAAATACATGCCGGTATATGTGGCATTCACGCCGGACCCCGGGCAGtcattattaaaatccaaaacgctgggtactactggcccgggatgcatgAAGTTGCGGTAGGCAAACTCAGAAAATGCCGCAGCTGTCAAAAGTATGATCCACTGACACTCCGCCCTAAGAACAACTTGGTTCCCGTTACGGCagcatggccttttcaaaaatgggcgGTGGATATCGTGGGACCATTCCCTCTGGCCCCAGGGAAACTAAAATATTTAATCGTGGCAATCGATTATTTCACCAAGTCGGTCGAAGCAAAACCATTGGCTAAGATAACTGCTGAAAATGCCAAGAAATTCCTATGGGAACATATCGTCTGCCGAATTGGACTGCCGCTATATCTTGTGAGCGACAATGGAACATAA